The sequence tgtagtataatgaggtgtgtttctctctcgctctctctctctctctctctctctctctctctctctctctctctctctctctgctgtctgtctctctctctctctctctcctctcttggtctctctctcttacaccaTAGACCTCTGTCTTTACAAGGAGaatctaatctctctctctctctctctctctctctctctctctctctctctctctctctctctctctctctctctctctctctctctctctctctctctctctctcttattcagaAATCACTCACAGCGAAGGAGACATTGACGCAGAAGGCGGAGCCTCGTCAACAGAAGGCGGAGCTCGTCAACAGAAGGCGGAGCTCGTCAACAGAAGGCAGAGCCTCGTCAACAGAAGGCAGAGCCTCGTCAACAGAAGGCGGATCCATCGGCTCTGAGGTCGGACTCTTCGCTGGCGTGGCCTGTTGCATCGTCCTCCTCCTATTGGTCATCGTGGTCCTACTGATGGTGGTGTGGCGGTACCACAGACGCCACGCCACGCCGGACAGGGACGTCCAACAGTCTCTGTCCCTCAACACCCTGGCCACGCCCAAGAGAGACAGCTACGGAGGGAGTAGCGAGGACATCCGCTCAGAGCCCAGCCACGCGGTGTTTCCTCCGAGGCCCTCTGACTCTGTGTTCTGTCGGCACCATGAGAGGGTCAGTGGAGACTACAGACATCCTGGTTATATGGTACAGGAGATGCCTCCACAGAGTCCTACTAATATATACTACAAGGTCTGAGGGACCTTTTTGGTCTTCTCACAGGGGGCCAAGGACCAATGGAATGAATGGAGGAGTTGTTCAGTCCCCCAATGAGGAAGAGGCGTCCTCGCTGTGGGCTTTATGAAGTCAGTGGGCCAAGTACCAATGGAATGAATGAGGAGTTGTTCAGTCCCCCAATGAGGAAGAGGTGTCCTCGCTGTGTGGTTTATGAAGTCAGTGGGCCAAGGACCAATGGAATGAATGGAGGAGTTGTTCAGTCCCCCAATGAGGAAGAGGCGTCCTCGCTGTGTGCTTTATGAAGTCAATGGGCCAAGGACCAATGGAATGAATGAGGAGTTGTTCAGTCCCCCAATGAGGAAGAGGCGTCCTCGCTGTGTGCTTTATGAAGTCAATGGGCCAAGCGGTGGTACACATTTCGGCCTGGGACGAGTCCGTCACCTACTTTGAAATCCTTCACTGTGTTTTAGAAAACACGCTCTCTGAACAATCTAGACATTATCAAGGCCGGAGAATCAAATCATTTGGGCCACGTTTTATTTCcttggagagagggaatggataAAGGCAGTAAAGACAGAGTGCATTCTGGGATTTTCACAAGGAAAGCTAACCCTGAGTTGGCAAAGACTTGCTGTTACATGTACTGCTGCTGAACGAGGAACTTATTTTTGAATAGAAGAGATCCTTTAGACTCGGAG is a genomic window of Oncorhynchus keta strain PuntledgeMale-10-30-2019 unplaced genomic scaffold, Oket_V2 Un_contig_2728_pilon_pilon, whole genome shotgun sequence containing:
- the LOC127922828 gene encoding ephrin-B2-like → MPTSTSSLQGLDNTDGGVCRATSMKLVLRVGTEASSTEGRASSTEGGSIGSEVGLFAGVACCIVLLLLVIVVLLMVVWRYHRRHATPDRDVQQSLSLNTLATPKRDSYGGSSEDIRSEPSHAVFPPRPSDSVFCRHHERVSGDYRHPGYMVQEMPPQSPTNIYYKV